The Engraulis encrasicolus isolate BLACKSEA-1 chromosome 4, IST_EnEncr_1.0, whole genome shotgun sequence genome includes a window with the following:
- the LOC134447253 gene encoding zinc finger protein 888-like isoform X2 produces MAALCSTALPPSLNLLVPPLRLVSASMWQVAQQCQVKNYTKVEEFVSLVLELVPSLLSTKERIELLLGLRTKDMYQKVDAAVRNFVDLIQDLVKKPGYRRRYFQDTYPLHYGQRFDTALQSLVEEFLSRVEMSLPVPSFYQVAAWFDEDPLILEDCLQMVHDPKPIQVLLHHCKDLTRLSSGSSSHIMPDTILSTLSGTHCSSVQAALSTKPAEKCVSVPHDLQSSLNDSDTYYDHEDWSGDVDEGDPQRDSDEGQNVTSQHDQQSDSEQSSQTPFSEKEANGTNELNSYRSAVESTVNNDEGKDTASTEKNGAQGSFHKVPVYPGTTNVRCTECGKAFYSESLLRKHKEAHTKEKSAAQQNETGHQPENTAAYTPRLHPCSKCHSIFYSKCGLEHHLRVHTRQRRHLCSYCGQTYHSKSQLDAHIRTHTGERPFECSVCGRGFNYRDLLILHERIHTGEKPYLCSYCGKAFTSAGALMLHTRTHTGERPYKCEFCPKTYTMTCHLTKHRRVHTREKPYSCPVCSKRFAHQQGMKNHVRIHTGEKPYECLECGKKFAVQSNMKVHQRVHRKKENQLPYSSN; encoded by the exons ATGGCGGCTCTGTGTTCTACTG CTCTACCACCTTCTCTGAATTTGTTGGTCCCACCACTGAGGCTGGTTTCAGCGTCTATGTGGCAAGTGGCACAGCAGTGCCAAGTGAAAAACTATACGAAGGTGGAGGAGTTTGTGTCTCTTGTTTTGGAGTTGGTCCCCAGCCTACTGAGCACCAAGGAAAGAATCGAACTACTTCTTGGATTGAGAACAAAG GACATGTACCAAAAAGTAGATGCTGCTGTGAGGAACTTTGTGGATCTCATCCAGGACCTTGTGAAGAAACCGGGGTATAGAAGACGTTACTTCCAG GACACCTACCCATTGCATTATGGCCAGAGATTTGACACAGCTCTGCAGTCTCTGGTGGAGGAATTCCTGTCCAGAGTGGAAATGTCACTACCAGTTCCAAGCTTCTATCAG GTAGCCGCTTGGTTTGATGAAGATCCTTTGATCTTGGAGGATTGTCTACAGATGGTTCATGACCCAAAGCCCATTCAGGTGTTATTACATCACTGCAAAGATTTAACACGCCTATCATCAG GGTCCTCATCACACATCATGCCCGACACTATCCTGTCCACACTATCTGGCACCCATTGTTCTTCTGTGCAAGCAGCACTCAGCACAAAACCAGCAGAGAAATGTGTTTCAGTACCCCATGACCTCCAAAGTTCCCTGAACGACTCAGACACATATTATGACCATGAGGACTGGAGTGGAGATGTGGATGAAGGAGACCCACAGAGAGACTCTGATGAAGGACAGAATGTCACCAGTCAACACGACCAACAGAGTGactcagagcagagcagccaaaCACCATTCAGCGAAAAAGAAGCGAATGGGACCAATGAACTTAATA GCTACAGAAGTGCCGTTGAAAGCACGGTTAACAACGATGAGGGAAAGGACACTGCGTCCACAGAGAAGAATGGGGCACAAGGCAGCTTTCACAAGGTCCCCGTCTATCCAGGCACAACAAATGTAAGGTGCACCGAATGTGGCAAAGCCTTTTATTCGGAATCATTACTGAGAAAACACAAGGAAGCCCATACGAAAGAGAAGAGCGCGGCACAACAGAATGAAACAGGACATCAGCCAGAGAATACAGCAGCATACACACCACGACTGCATCCATGCTCCAAATGCCACAGCATCTTTTATTCGAAATGCGGCCTTGAACATCATCTGAGAGTGCACACCAGGCAGAGACGTCATCTTTGCTCTTACTGTGGCCAGACATATCACTCAAAATCCCAATTAGACGCGCACATACGAACCCACACAGGGGAACGCCCTTTTGAGTGCTCAGTCTGTGGAAGGGGGTTTAATTACCGTGACCTCTTAATTCTCCATGAGCGAATACACACTGGTGAGAAACCCTACTTGTGTTCTTACTGTGGTAAAGCTTTTACTAGTGCAGGAGCGCTGATGCTTCACACACGGACTCACACTGGAGAGCGCCCATACAAATGTGAATTTTGCCCGAAAACGTATACAATGACTTGTCATCTGACTAAACATAGGAGAGTCCACACAAGGGAAAAACCTTACTCCTGCCCAGTGTGTTCAAAACGGTTTGCTCACCAGCAGGGTATGAAAAATCATGTGCGAATACATACTGGAGAGAAACCATATGAGTGTTTGGAATGTGGGAAAAAATTTGCTGTGCAATCCAATATGAAAGTACATCAACGAGTtcatagaaaaaaagagaatcaGTTACCTTATTCCAGTAATTGA
- the LOC134447253 gene encoding zinc finger protein 888-like isoform X1, whose translation MAALCSTALPPSLNLLVPPLRLVSASMWQVAQQCQVKNYTKVEEFVSLVLELVPSLLSTKERIELLLGLRTKVILELCRDDPSITVQTMQPHFKRLTKISESTSSERDMYQKVDAAVRNFVDLIQDLVKKPGYRRRYFQDTYPLHYGQRFDTALQSLVEEFLSRVEMSLPVPSFYQVAAWFDEDPLILEDCLQMVHDPKPIQVLLHHCKDLTRLSSGSSSHIMPDTILSTLSGTHCSSVQAALSTKPAEKCVSVPHDLQSSLNDSDTYYDHEDWSGDVDEGDPQRDSDEGQNVTSQHDQQSDSEQSSQTPFSEKEANGTNELNSYRSAVESTVNNDEGKDTASTEKNGAQGSFHKVPVYPGTTNVRCTECGKAFYSESLLRKHKEAHTKEKSAAQQNETGHQPENTAAYTPRLHPCSKCHSIFYSKCGLEHHLRVHTRQRRHLCSYCGQTYHSKSQLDAHIRTHTGERPFECSVCGRGFNYRDLLILHERIHTGEKPYLCSYCGKAFTSAGALMLHTRTHTGERPYKCEFCPKTYTMTCHLTKHRRVHTREKPYSCPVCSKRFAHQQGMKNHVRIHTGEKPYECLECGKKFAVQSNMKVHQRVHRKKENQLPYSSN comes from the exons ATGGCGGCTCTGTGTTCTACTG CTCTACCACCTTCTCTGAATTTGTTGGTCCCACCACTGAGGCTGGTTTCAGCGTCTATGTGGCAAGTGGCACAGCAGTGCCAAGTGAAAAACTATACGAAGGTGGAGGAGTTTGTGTCTCTTGTTTTGGAGTTGGTCCCCAGCCTACTGAGCACCAAGGAAAGAATCGAACTACTTCTTGGATTGAGAACAAAG GTTATTTTAGAATTATGTCGTGATGACCCATCAATAACGGTCCAGACGATGCAGCCACACTTCAAAAGACTCACAAAGATTTCTGAAAGCACTTCAAGTGAAAGG GACATGTACCAAAAAGTAGATGCTGCTGTGAGGAACTTTGTGGATCTCATCCAGGACCTTGTGAAGAAACCGGGGTATAGAAGACGTTACTTCCAG GACACCTACCCATTGCATTATGGCCAGAGATTTGACACAGCTCTGCAGTCTCTGGTGGAGGAATTCCTGTCCAGAGTGGAAATGTCACTACCAGTTCCAAGCTTCTATCAG GTAGCCGCTTGGTTTGATGAAGATCCTTTGATCTTGGAGGATTGTCTACAGATGGTTCATGACCCAAAGCCCATTCAGGTGTTATTACATCACTGCAAAGATTTAACACGCCTATCATCAG GGTCCTCATCACACATCATGCCCGACACTATCCTGTCCACACTATCTGGCACCCATTGTTCTTCTGTGCAAGCAGCACTCAGCACAAAACCAGCAGAGAAATGTGTTTCAGTACCCCATGACCTCCAAAGTTCCCTGAACGACTCAGACACATATTATGACCATGAGGACTGGAGTGGAGATGTGGATGAAGGAGACCCACAGAGAGACTCTGATGAAGGACAGAATGTCACCAGTCAACACGACCAACAGAGTGactcagagcagagcagccaaaCACCATTCAGCGAAAAAGAAGCGAATGGGACCAATGAACTTAATA GCTACAGAAGTGCCGTTGAAAGCACGGTTAACAACGATGAGGGAAAGGACACTGCGTCCACAGAGAAGAATGGGGCACAAGGCAGCTTTCACAAGGTCCCCGTCTATCCAGGCACAACAAATGTAAGGTGCACCGAATGTGGCAAAGCCTTTTATTCGGAATCATTACTGAGAAAACACAAGGAAGCCCATACGAAAGAGAAGAGCGCGGCACAACAGAATGAAACAGGACATCAGCCAGAGAATACAGCAGCATACACACCACGACTGCATCCATGCTCCAAATGCCACAGCATCTTTTATTCGAAATGCGGCCTTGAACATCATCTGAGAGTGCACACCAGGCAGAGACGTCATCTTTGCTCTTACTGTGGCCAGACATATCACTCAAAATCCCAATTAGACGCGCACATACGAACCCACACAGGGGAACGCCCTTTTGAGTGCTCAGTCTGTGGAAGGGGGTTTAATTACCGTGACCTCTTAATTCTCCATGAGCGAATACACACTGGTGAGAAACCCTACTTGTGTTCTTACTGTGGTAAAGCTTTTACTAGTGCAGGAGCGCTGATGCTTCACACACGGACTCACACTGGAGAGCGCCCATACAAATGTGAATTTTGCCCGAAAACGTATACAATGACTTGTCATCTGACTAAACATAGGAGAGTCCACACAAGGGAAAAACCTTACTCCTGCCCAGTGTGTTCAAAACGGTTTGCTCACCAGCAGGGTATGAAAAATCATGTGCGAATACATACTGGAGAGAAACCATATGAGTGTTTGGAATGTGGGAAAAAATTTGCTGTGCAATCCAATATGAAAGTACATCAACGAGTtcatagaaaaaaagagaatcaGTTACCTTATTCCAGTAATTGA